The sequence TGTGAACACAGCGCTCCTGCGTCCTGTGGCGGTTTTTCCCCTAGCCGGTCGGCGCGGTTGTAGTACCCCCGGAATCACCGGTGTGAACGTGGTCCCGCAGGCTTGTGCCCCCGGCGGTCACATCGCCGTCAACAACATGAATGCTGCCGCTGATCATCGCCGCCGCATCCGACCCGCCTGTAGACCCCGACATCCCGGCAAGATAGGTCAAGCGGCCCTCTACCGTCAGATCACCTGTTACAGTGACGGTGGGTGCGTCTATCGTGATGTGGGTGCCGGACCTGACAGCCACCACCCCGTCAAAGTCAGCGGTGAGGGTACGGGCGGCGCGAACAACGACCTCGCCGGGGCTGCGGATGGTCAGCCGGCTGGCGGCCTTGTCATATTCAAAAAAAGTGCCATCGGCGTATTCCGTACGATGGATTGTCGCTTGATCTGCCGGGGGCGCATGCGCAGCCCTGTAGAGAGCCGGGAGAACAACCCCCTGCGCAAGGTCGCCGCTTTGCGCGAGGACAAGGACTTGCTCCCCGGGCTCCGGCGCCCACCATGTCCGGTCAGTGCCAGCCCGCTGCGTCAACCATGGGAGCCAGCCTGTCAAAAGGTCGCCGCTGCGCACCCGAACACGGGCCACCGAAGCGTCAAGCGCCTCCACAACACCGGCACGGATGATGTTCGCAAGCCGCCTCTCCAGCTCTCCCAAGCCCCAGCTCATCCGCTGTCTTTCTCTGTCGTTGTATAGGAAGGCTCGTAGGCGGGGCCAATCTCTGGCGACCAGCTGCCCAGTGCGACCCGGGGCACAGGTTCATCGTCATCCCAGACGCTTTGCGCCAGATGGATGATTTGCTGCCAGTCCACGCGCCAGACCAGGTATTGATCAAATTCGGGGTTGAAGTGGTCGGGGCTGATCGCGGTGACCGTCGCGGGCTCAACCGGCAGACCCCAGCGGTTGCGGTGCGCGAGCCGGGCAAAAGCCGCCGCCAGGGTACAGATGCTGAGGTGCGCCCGCTCAGTCCGGAATCCGATGAGAAGATATGCGCTGAAACGCGCTGTCACGGCCAGCTGGCCGGACCCCGGGTCGCTTTCCGCGCACGGCTCCATCTCGGTCAGTTCCAGAAGGCATGCGGGAACAGGCAAGCGCGCCCTGTCATCATAATAAAAGTCTGTGCACTTCATCGCCGGGAACGCGGCGCGGACAGCAGACCGTATCGCGCCCTGGACCTCCTCGACTGTAACCTGCGTCCTGGCGTTCATCCGCGTCCTTTCGGCCCGTAAACAGTGCGCATGCGGATTTCATCCGAGAAATACCGATAAAATACGCTGCTGATTTCAGGGACCGCCTTTGTCTCGGTGAACGCGGCAATGGCCTCGTGCACAGGCAGAGCCTGCTCTTCGATGGGAAGGCGACGCTTCCTGGATCGATGATAAACAGATGTATGGCCGCTTGGCATCCGGGCCATGAAAGAGCCTGCAAAATCCTGCGAGCGGAACGAAACCCCTCTGGCTGAAGTCCGGGGCTTCCCGCGGAATCGACAGA comes from Haematospirillum jordaniae and encodes:
- a CDS encoding phage baseplate assembly protein V codes for the protein MSWGLGELERRLANIIRAGVVEALDASVARVRVRSGDLLTGWLPWLTQRAGTDRTWWAPEPGEQVLVLAQSGDLAQGVVLPALYRAAHAPPADQATIHRTEYADGTFFEYDKAASRLTIRSPGEVVVRAARTLTADFDGVVAVRSGTHITIDAPTVTVTGDLTVEGRLTYLAGMSGSTGGSDAAAMISGSIHVVDGDVTAGGTSLRDHVHTGDSGGTTTAPTG